Genomic segment of Acinetobacter larvae:
TTTTTTATACCAAAAAAAGCAAGGATTATCTTTAGGTCTAGATCTACGCCTGCAACCCAATCTCTCCCTGAGTAGTGTTTGGCATCATGTAGATGCCAATTTACGAGATAAAAACAATCATCTCGAAAAAAAGTTTAATCAAGAAATGTTTGGCTCAGCCTTATTTTACAATAACGATCGCTGGTTAATCGGTGTGGGAGGTGGATGGTATAAAAATATTGTTCCAAACTACTTACTCAAAGAAAGTTTTCCTCAAAAAGATATTGAGGCCTATGGCTATCAGTATTATGTGGGCTATAAATTTAACCTAGAGCATCCATTCCTACAGTCCATACGCCCGTATATCATGGGCTATGGCGCGACTTTTAAAAAAGCCATGCATTACGACCGCAATGACTATGGTTTTGGTTTTGCCTTAAAATTTAAATATAAATTTGGCTTCGACTTTGAACATTTTTTTACCCAAGATTCTCAACATACGCCCGATGTAAGCTTATTTAGGCTGCGTTATGATTGGTAAAGAAATCATCAGCGTCAAATCAAATCTCGACATATAATCAATTCACGAATAATCAATTCACGAAGTCCTATTGCTATTCCCAAGATCAGCAATAGCTCACAAACAAAGGAGTTGTTTTACATGATTCGGATTTTAGGTCGCTCAAACTCAATTAATGTCCGTAAAGTGCTCTGGCTATGCGAAGAGCTTAATATTCCGTTTCAACGTGAGGACTGGGGCAAAGGCTTCCAATCCACACAAGGTGAAGAATTTATTCAACTCAACCCCAATGCAACGATTCCTGTCATCATAGATGGTGATTTTAGTTTATGGCAATCCAATAGCATCATTCGTTATTTGGCCAACCAATACCAAGGACAGGCACTCTATCCAACCCAGCCACAACAACGTGCACGGATTGATCAATGGGTTGATTGGCAAGCTATTGAACTCAATAACAGCTGGAGCTATGCTGTCATGCATTTGGTTCGTCATTCTCCATTGCATCAAGACCTTGAATTGGTTGCAAAAAGCATCCAAGCGTGGAGCAATAGCATGGCGATCTTAGAAGCACAATTAGAAAAAACCCAAGCCTATGTTGTAGGAGATTGTTTTAGTCTGGCTGATATTGTCATCGGATTATCTGTACAACGTTGGATGTTAACGCCTTTTGAGAAACCAGAACTCCCATATATTGCCGATTATTATGCTTTACTCAGCCAACGCGCAGCCTATTTAAAATGGGGCAATAATGGTCAGAACTAATCACATCATCGTGCTGTCATCGCTATCTGCCTGAACCCAACCACAAATTATTCAAAAAAATCAAAGCATAAAAAACTCAGCCATCGACACCGTGTATGGGTCTAATGACTGAGTCCTTGCCTCAACATAACAAAACCACCTTGTGTTTGAATGGGCAAACACAAGGTTTTGCGTTTTACGGTGAAATTTACTCAGATAAATCGACACAGAGATATTTAATTTCTACATAGTCCTCAATACCGTATTGCGAGCCTTCACGACCTAGACCTGATTGTTTAACACCACCAAAGGGTGAGACTTCATTGGAAATTAATCCCGTATTCACCCCAACCATGCCGTATTCTAAAGCCTCTCCTACGCGCCATTGCCGTGCAGTACTTTGACTAAAGAAATAGGCAGCCAAACCAAACTCGGTATCATTGGTCATTTGAATGACTTCTTCTTCTGTTTTAAAAGAAAATAACGCAGCCAAGGGTCCAAAAGTTTCCTCACGCGCCACACGCATTGCCGCTGTAACACCGGTCAATACTGTTGGTGCAAAGAAGGTATTGTCGGCAGCAAGGCGTTGCCCACCTATTTTGA
This window contains:
- a CDS encoding porin gives rise to the protein MNEKQKYRRDGYNAASKFYIDAEYKFNDDLALLYGYQAFFNPLKTLNWQGHYQNGEQAFTREQSYLGLSSTTYGTVKYGQIQSLYYDLIGQRLDLYDYAVIGQPAAWSSFAHYDGSASTKNTLRYEKKFQSFDVYAAYLLNNHDTDTQQNFLYQKKQGLSLGLDLRLQPNLSLSSVWHHVDANLRDKNNHLEKKFNQEMFGSALFYNNDRWLIGVGGGWYKNIVPNYLLKESFPQKDIEAYGYQYYVGYKFNLEHPFLQSIRPYIMGYGATFKKAMHYDRNDYGFGFALKFKYKFGFDFEHFFTQDSQHTPDVSLFRLRYDW
- a CDS encoding glutathione S-transferase family protein; translation: MIRILGRSNSINVRKVLWLCEELNIPFQREDWGKGFQSTQGEEFIQLNPNATIPVIIDGDFSLWQSNSIIRYLANQYQGQALYPTQPQQRARIDQWVDWQAIELNNSWSYAVMHLVRHSPLHQDLELVAKSIQAWSNSMAILEAQLEKTQAYVVGDCFSLADIVIGLSVQRWMLTPFEKPELPYIADYYALLSQRAAYLKWGNNGQN